The nucleotide sequence TTCATCATCAGAGAGGTCTTTTGGTTTCGAATTATCCATTCCTTCTAATCCTCCGAAACTCAGATTTGATTCAGTCATTCTTGCGTATCAAGAATCTGAAAATAGCATCTTCCTCAGAGAAATCTAGGAGCGTGTGGTCGAGTCGGCGTACCAGACCTGTAATGTCTTTCTTGGCGTCAGGATCGTCAGCAAGCACTTCCAGAATCTCGCCGGCTTCCATCTTGCCTAATGCAACACGCGTCCTGAGCAAGGGCTGTGGGCAGGCCAATCCAATACAATCAACTTTCCTATCAGGTTCTTCGGTCACAAGGGTCTCTCCTTTCTAATCTCTTTTTGCTATAATCTCGTAGCCTCAACCAGCAGATTACTTTGCTATTTCCTGTCTGTACCATCAACTAAGCTTTCTGGTGATTGCAGATTGTACTAGAAGCATAG is from Candidatus Thorarchaeota archaeon and encodes:
- a CDS encoding sulfurtransferase TusA family protein, whose protein sequence is MTEEPDRKVDCIGLACPQPLLRTRVALGKMEAGEILEVLADDPDAKKDITGLVRRLDHTLLDFSEEDAIFRFLIRKND